One segment of Leptotrichia sp. oral taxon 215 str. W9775 DNA contains the following:
- the galE gene encoding UDP-glucose 4-epimerase GalE, with amino-acid sequence METVLVTGGAGYIGSHTVLDLIKKGFDVIIADDFSNSSKKVISILERLADRKIKYYELDIRNKEGLREVFKENKIDAVINFAGYKAVGESVEKPLMYYDNNLIGMIVLLEVMQEFSVKKLVFSSSATVYGIPKAMPLVEDNDMGATNPYGRTKLMIEHILVDLAASDDSWEIIALRYFNPLGAHESGDIGEDPNGIPNNLAPYITQVAVGKLEKLSVFGDDYDTPDGTCIRDFIHINDLAAGHSASIKYLVSGKGKGFEAINLGSGKGYSVLEIVENFEKAVGKKIPYVIAGRRAGDIPVSYARIDKAKNLLGWEPTYTIEQMCADSWNWQKKNPNGYKD; translated from the coding sequence ATGGAAACAGTTTTGGTAACAGGAGGAGCAGGGTACATAGGCTCCCATACAGTACTGGATTTGATAAAAAAAGGTTTCGATGTTATTATTGCTGATGATTTCAGCAATTCAAGTAAAAAAGTTATAAGTATTCTGGAAAGGCTGGCAGACAGGAAAATAAAATATTATGAACTGGATATACGTAATAAGGAAGGTTTAAGGGAAGTTTTCAAGGAAAATAAAATTGATGCTGTCATTAACTTTGCCGGATATAAGGCGGTAGGTGAATCAGTTGAAAAGCCTCTTATGTATTATGATAATAACCTAATAGGAATGATAGTTCTTCTTGAAGTTATGCAGGAATTTTCAGTGAAAAAACTTGTGTTCAGCTCTTCAGCTACGGTTTACGGTATTCCAAAGGCAATGCCATTAGTGGAAGACAATGACATGGGAGCTACAAATCCTTATGGAAGAACAAAACTTATGATAGAGCATATTCTTGTGGATCTGGCCGCATCAGATGATTCATGGGAAATAATAGCATTAAGATATTTCAATCCTCTAGGTGCACATGAAAGTGGAGATATAGGGGAAGACCCTAATGGAATTCCTAACAACCTTGCACCTTACATCACTCAGGTGGCAGTAGGAAAACTTGAAAAATTAAGCGTATTCGGAGATGACTATGATACACCTGATGGAACATGTATAAGGGACTTTATCCATATAAATGACCTGGCGGCAGGACATTCAGCCTCAATTAAATATCTTGTTTCAGGAAAAGGTAAAGGATTTGAAGCGATTAATCTTGGAAGCGGAAAAGGATATAGTGTCCTTGAAATAGTTGAAAATTTTGAAAAGGCGGTAGGAAAGAAAATACCTTATGTCATAGCAGGACGTCGTGCAGGGGATATTCCAGTATCTTATGCACGTATAGATAAGGCTAAAAATCTGTTAGGTTGGGAACCTACATATACAATAGAGCAGATGTGTGCAGATTCATGGAACTGGCAGAAGAAAAATCCTAATGGATATAAGGATTAG
- the glyS gene encoding glycine--tRNA ligase subunit beta — MDFLFEIGLEELPSRYVDETEANLKKIMTEKLTDERISFSDIESFSTPRRVAVIVKNIAEKQQDLDKKSVGPSIEIAYKDGKLTKAGEGFIKSQNASESDVKIVENEKGKYISIETFIAGKATEEVLPEILDSVVRKIEFEKSMKWSDRTFRFARPIKWFVTLLGDKVLPFEFEGITGSNKTRGMRYFASQDAEIPAPAQYEEVLEKNCVIAKKDKRKEAILKSIKENCENDGDVAVVNNYLLEEVINLVEYPYAIKGEYNKDYLLLPEDITTITMETHQRYFPVRDKNGKLTNKFILIRNAPEYSETVKKGNEKVIEPRLADAKFFFDEDLKGKFSDNVEKLKEVTFQKDMGSIYDKVERSKKIAEYLVDELNLQDKKENILRTVELAKADLVSNVIAEKEFTKLQGFMGSIYAEKQGENKDVAAGIFEHYLPRYQGDTLPATIEGAIAGIADKIDTVTGCFSVGLKPTSSKDPYALRRAIQGIVYVTLNSKLDFNYKKLIEKAYEIFSEDKKILSENVVQDITEFFKQRVVNVLSEKYSKDLISYEIDLEDSVVKLDERLAVLSELSNTEHFKTLINLLKRVKNIVKEEKENDTLLDESLFEKEEERNLYKFSNELEALENQEFSVYIKTLLEKSDIIDEYFDNVIINTENSKIKNNRIALMKKIENSIEKIMII; from the coding sequence ACTGAAGCAAATTTGAAAAAGATAATGACAGAAAAATTGACAGACGAAAGAATTTCATTCTCTGATATCGAATCCTTCAGTACACCGAGAAGGGTTGCTGTTATTGTGAAGAATATTGCTGAAAAACAGCAGGATCTGGATAAAAAAAGTGTGGGACCGTCAATAGAAATTGCTTACAAGGACGGAAAACTTACAAAAGCAGGAGAAGGATTTATAAAATCCCAGAATGCGTCTGAAAGCGATGTTAAAATTGTAGAAAATGAAAAGGGAAAATATATTTCAATTGAAACATTTATTGCGGGAAAGGCAACTGAAGAGGTACTGCCGGAAATTCTGGACAGTGTTGTAAGAAAAATAGAATTTGAAAAATCTATGAAATGGAGCGACAGAACATTCAGATTTGCAAGACCTATAAAATGGTTTGTAACACTTTTAGGAGACAAGGTGCTGCCTTTTGAATTTGAAGGGATAACAGGAAGCAATAAAACAAGAGGTATGAGATATTTTGCATCTCAGGATGCTGAAATACCTGCTCCGGCACAATATGAAGAAGTACTGGAGAAGAACTGTGTCATAGCTAAAAAAGATAAAAGAAAAGAAGCAATTCTTAAAAGTATAAAAGAAAACTGCGAAAACGACGGAGACGTTGCAGTAGTAAACAACTATCTTCTGGAAGAGGTTATAAACCTTGTGGAATATCCTTATGCAATTAAGGGGGAATACAACAAGGATTATTTACTGCTGCCTGAAGATATTACAACTATTACAATGGAAACACACCAGAGATATTTCCCTGTGAGGGATAAAAATGGAAAACTGACAAACAAGTTTATCCTTATAAGAAATGCTCCTGAATATTCTGAAACTGTAAAGAAGGGTAATGAAAAGGTTATAGAGCCAAGACTTGCAGATGCAAAATTCTTCTTTGATGAGGATTTAAAAGGTAAATTTTCAGATAATGTGGAGAAATTGAAGGAAGTTACATTCCAGAAGGATATGGGAAGTATCTATGACAAGGTGGAAAGAAGTAAAAAAATAGCGGAATACCTTGTAGATGAACTTAATCTTCAGGATAAAAAGGAAAATATACTGAGAACAGTTGAGCTTGCAAAAGCAGATTTAGTATCAAATGTAATAGCAGAAAAGGAATTTACAAAACTTCAGGGATTCATGGGTTCAATTTATGCTGAAAAGCAGGGAGAAAACAAGGATGTTGCGGCAGGTATTTTTGAACATTACTTGCCAAGATACCAGGGAGATACATTGCCTGCCACAATAGAAGGAGCAATTGCAGGAATAGCTGATAAAATTGATACGGTTACAGGATGCTTTTCTGTTGGTTTAAAGCCTACAAGTTCGAAAGATCCGTATGCATTGAGACGTGCAATACAGGGAATAGTGTATGTCACATTGAATTCTAAGCTTGACTTTAATTATAAAAAGCTGATTGAAAAAGCATATGAAATTTTTTCGGAAGATAAAAAAATTCTTTCAGAAAATGTAGTTCAGGATATTACAGAATTCTTTAAACAGAGGGTTGTAAACGTTCTTTCTGAAAAATATAGCAAGGATTTGATTTCATATGAAATTGATCTTGAAGACAGTGTTGTAAAACTGGATGAAAGACTGGCAGTCCTTTCTGAACTGTCAAATACAGAGCATTTTAAAACACTGATAAATCTTCTGAAACGTGTAAAAAATATAGTTAAGGAAGAAAAAGAGAACGATACATTGCTTGATGAGTCGTTATTTGAAAAAGAAGAGGAAAGAAACCTTTACAAATTCAGTAATGAGCTTGAAGCACTTGAAAATCAGGAATTTTCAGTTTATATAAAGACATTGCTTGAAAAATCTGATATAATAGATGAATACTTTGATAATGTAATCATTAATACAGAAAACAGTAAAATAAAAAATAATAGGATTGCACTGATGAAAAAAATAGAAAATTCTATCGAAAAAATAATGATTATATAA
- the map gene encoding type I methionyl aminopeptidase: MIIYKTMDEIKKIKKANEIIARLFEDVLPQYIKPGISTHELDQIAEDYMRSQGAIPGTKGYDIGRPYPPYPAATCISVNEVVVHGIPSKKQILKEGDILTVDTVTVLDGYFGDAAITYAVGEIDEEAKKLMEVTKKARDIGIEAARAGNRIGDIGHTIQEYVESFGFSLVRDFAGHGVGKEMHEDPIIPNYGKAGTGAKIEDGMVITVEPMVNVGTYKVKILQDMWTAVTKDGKRSAQYEHSLAIVDGKPLILSVKD; this comes from the coding sequence ATGATAATTTATAAAACAATGGATGAAATAAAAAAGATAAAAAAAGCAAATGAAATTATAGCGAGACTGTTTGAAGATGTACTGCCTCAGTATATTAAGCCGGGAATAAGTACACATGAACTGGATCAGATAGCGGAAGACTACATGAGATCTCAGGGTGCAATTCCAGGGACAAAAGGATATGATATAGGAAGACCTTATCCTCCGTATCCGGCAGCTACATGTATTTCTGTAAATGAAGTTGTAGTGCATGGAATTCCAAGTAAAAAGCAGATCCTGAAAGAGGGAGACATACTGACAGTTGATACAGTTACGGTGCTTGACGGATATTTTGGAGATGCGGCAATAACTTATGCTGTAGGAGAAATAGACGAAGAAGCAAAAAAACTTATGGAAGTTACTAAAAAGGCCAGAGATATTGGAATTGAAGCGGCACGTGCCGGAAATAGAATAGGTGACATAGGGCATACTATTCAGGAATATGTGGAAAGTTTTGGATTTTCTCTTGTAAGAGATTTTGCAGGACATGGTGTCGGAAAAGAAATGCACGAAGACCCAATAATTCCAAACTATGGAAAAGCTGGAACTGGTGCAAAAATTGAAGATGGAATGGTAATTACTGTTGAGCCTATGGTAAATGTAGGGACTTACAAGGTAAAAATACTTCAGGATATGTGGACAGCTGTCACAAAAGACGGTAAAAGATCTGCCCAGTATGAACACAGTCTTGCAATTGTAGATGGAAAACCTTTAATATTAAGTGTAAAGGACTAG
- a CDS encoding adenylate kinase translates to MNIVLFGAPGAGKGTQAKELIKKYEIPQISTGDILRAAIANKTPLGLEAKKLMDEGKLVSDEIVNGLVEARLQEDDCKKGFILDGFPRTVAQAEELDKILEKSNREIEKVIALDVSDDEIIERITGRRVSKKTGKIYHIKYNPPVDENPEDLEQRADDNEETVKKRLAVYNEQTAPVLDFYKKQNKVYSVDGAKKLDEITKDIIEILEK, encoded by the coding sequence ATGAACATAGTATTATTTGGAGCTCCAGGAGCAGGAAAAGGAACTCAGGCGAAAGAACTTATAAAAAAATATGAAATACCTCAAATTTCTACAGGAGATATTTTAAGAGCGGCAATAGCAAATAAAACTCCGTTAGGATTAGAAGCAAAAAAACTTATGGATGAAGGTAAACTTGTATCTGATGAAATAGTAAACGGACTTGTAGAAGCAAGACTTCAGGAAGATGACTGCAAAAAAGGGTTTATTCTTGACGGATTTCCTAGAACTGTTGCTCAGGCCGAGGAATTAGATAAAATATTGGAAAAATCCAACAGGGAAATTGAAAAGGTAATTGCCCTTGATGTAAGTGATGATGAAATAATAGAAAGAATTACAGGAAGAAGAGTATCTAAAAAGACAGGAAAAATATACCACATAAAATATAATCCGCCTGTTGATGAAAATCCGGAAGACCTTGAACAGAGAGCTGACGACAATGAAGAAACAGTGAAAAAAAGACTGGCAGTTTACAATGAACAGACAGCTCCGGTTTTAGATTTCTATAAAAAACAGAACAAGGTTTATTCTGTGGATGGAGCAAAAAAACTGGATGAAATAACAAAGGATATAATCGAAATATTGGAGAAATAG
- a CDS encoding OmpA family protein produces the protein MKKLVILGTALLALNAIASEGQLKFGYDFSRDAKYGEGENLKFKKGPVLGAEYIFDNQGEFEWGVGAEYKLSSNSGKLKDKFNNKQFRSAPVYALGKFNLVTTQSGNDALYVLGRAGYNFANEARELASDTDISGGLYGAVGLGTEFGPVSLEALYEKAGFSEKDRTTGDRERNSLDTFGVRVGYRFGQLKNDRGPKIVKEVVTVEKPVEVVKPAPQPKVIGAKTVELPFSCSASEKKCVIRGFKVDGRVPNEAEARDLGTIANVINQFAEGGSIDFVGHTDSTGSDAYNQKLSVSRAQNVARLLKEYGLKNTVSYGTITGRGESQPVDTNNTVKGRYNNRRVELFFQNVDFENVRFVDGN, from the coding sequence ATGAAAAAGTTAGTTATTTTAGGGACAGCTTTATTAGCATTAAATGCTATAGCGTCTGAAGGACAATTGAAATTCGGATACGATTTCAGTAGAGATGCAAAATATGGTGAAGGAGAAAACCTTAAATTTAAAAAAGGACCAGTTCTTGGTGCAGAATACATCTTCGATAACCAAGGAGAATTTGAATGGGGAGTTGGAGCTGAATACAAATTATCTTCAAATTCAGGAAAATTAAAAGATAAATTCAACAACAAACAATTTAGAAGTGCACCTGTGTATGCATTAGGAAAATTCAACCTAGTAACTACACAATCTGGAAATGATGCTTTATACGTATTAGGAAGAGCAGGATATAACTTCGCTAATGAAGCTAGAGAATTAGCTTCTGATACAGATATTTCTGGTGGATTATATGGAGCAGTTGGATTAGGAACTGAATTTGGACCAGTTTCATTAGAAGCTTTATATGAAAAAGCAGGATTCTCAGAAAAAGATAGAACAACTGGAGATAGAGAAAGAAATTCATTAGACACATTTGGAGTAAGAGTTGGATACAGATTCGGTCAATTGAAAAATGACAGAGGACCAAAAATAGTTAAAGAAGTTGTTACTGTTGAAAAACCAGTAGAAGTTGTAAAACCAGCTCCACAACCAAAAGTAATTGGTGCTAAAACTGTTGAATTACCATTCAGCTGTTCAGCAAGCGAAAAGAAATGTGTAATCAGAGGATTTAAAGTTGACGGAAGAGTACCTAACGAAGCTGAAGCTAGAGATTTAGGAACTATCGCAAACGTAATCAACCAATTCGCTGAAGGTGGATCAATCGATTTCGTTGGACATACAGATTCTACAGGATCAGATGCTTACAACCAAAAATTATCAGTATCAAGAGCACAAAACGTTGCTAGATTATTGAAAGAATATGGATTGAAAAACACAGTTTCTTACGGAACTATCACAGGAAGAGGAGAATCTCAACCAGTTGATACTAACAACACAGTTAAAGGAAGATACAATAACAGAAGAGTTGAATTATTCTTCCAAAATGTAGATTTCGAAAACGTAAGATTTGTTGATGGAAACTAA
- a CDS encoding DUF1304 domain-containing protein codes for MGIIAGLLILLVAVEHIYILIIEMFFSESKVAQRSFGLEKEFLKDERVKIMMANQGLYNGFLAMGLIWSIFETGVFQIQLAIFFLSCVVCAAIYGAVTVSYRILLMQGVPAILALLAIFAI; via the coding sequence TTGGGTATTATTGCTGGATTGTTAATATTGCTTGTGGCGGTGGAGCATATCTATATTCTGATTATAGAAATGTTCTTCAGTGAAAGCAAAGTTGCCCAGAGAAGTTTTGGGCTTGAAAAAGAGTTTCTTAAAGATGAAAGAGTAAAAATAATGATGGCTAATCAAGGACTATATAATGGATTTCTGGCGATGGGATTAATATGGAGCATATTTGAGACAGGTGTATTTCAGATTCAGCTTGCCATATTTTTTCTGTCATGCGTGGTGTGTGCGGCAATATATGGTGCTGTTACAGTTTCATACAGAATTCTTCTTATGCAGGGAGTTCCTGCTATTTTGGCTTTGTTGGCTATATTTGCTATATAA
- the rpmJ gene encoding 50S ribosomal protein L36 — MKVKASVKPICDKCKIIKRHGKVRVICENPKHKQIQG; from the coding sequence ATGAAAGTAAAAGCTTCAGTAAAACCTATCTGTGACAAATGTAAGATCATCAAACGTCACGGGAAAGTAAGAGTAATATGCGAAAACCCTAAACATAAGCAAATACAAGGATAA
- the rpsM gene encoding 30S ribosomal protein S13 — MARIAGVDIPRNKRVEISLTYIFGIGRSTSNEILEKAGVDKDIKVKDLTEEQVGKIRTIVEEYKIEGELRKEIRLNIKRLLDIKSYRGLRHRNGLPVRGQKTKTNARTRKGPVKMAIAKKK; from the coding sequence TTGGCTAGAATAGCGGGAGTAGACATTCCAAGAAACAAAAGAGTTGAAATTTCATTAACTTATATCTTTGGAATAGGTAGAAGCACTTCAAACGAGATTTTAGAAAAAGCAGGTGTTGACAAGGACATCAAAGTAAAAGATTTAACTGAAGAACAAGTAGGGAAAATCAGAACAATAGTTGAAGAGTACAAAATCGAAGGGGAACTTAGAAAAGAAATCAGACTTAATATCAAGAGATTATTGGATATTAAGAGTTACAGAGGATTAAGACACAGAAACGGACTACCTGTAAGAGGACAAAAAACTAAGACAAACGCAAGAACTAGAAAAGGTCCAGTTAAAATGGCAATAGCTAAGAAAAAATAA
- a CDS encoding peptidase E, which yields MGRIVAIGGGEIKDGETLNIDKFIVSLSGKERPSLLFIPTASHDAEGYIETVKKVYGELGCDVKILYLTKENIEEDDIRDTILKSDIIYVGGGNTEYMMKIWEKYSVDKYLKEAYKKNIVLSGLSAGSLCWFKAGFSDSEFIEGIDRPRYKWVKGLGILPYLNNVHYEEEERKEFDEIMKKESTDAIALESNVAFVEMDGKTFYIRADKKRSAYYFLRKGKNLEKHMIKEEEYLDI from the coding sequence ATGGGAAGAATAGTGGCTATAGGCGGAGGAGAAATAAAAGATGGAGAGACTTTAAACATTGACAAATTTATAGTTTCACTTTCTGGAAAAGAAAGACCTTCGCTGCTCTTTATTCCTACTGCGAGTCATGATGCGGAGGGATATATTGAAACTGTTAAAAAAGTTTACGGAGAACTTGGATGTGATGTAAAAATTCTCTATCTGACAAAGGAAAATATTGAAGAGGATGACATAAGAGATACAATATTAAAATCTGATATTATATATGTTGGAGGGGGAAATACAGAATATATGATGAAAATCTGGGAAAAATATTCAGTAGATAAATACTTGAAGGAAGCATATAAGAAAAATATTGTGCTTTCCGGACTAAGTGCAGGGTCACTATGCTGGTTTAAGGCTGGATTCAGTGACAGTGAATTTATTGAAGGGATAGATAGACCGAGGTATAAATGGGTGAAAGGACTGGGTATTTTACCATATCTGAATAATGTCCATTATGAGGAAGAGGAAAGAAAAGAATTTGATGAAATAATGAAAAAAGAAAGTACAGATGCGATTGCACTTGAAAGTAATGTTGCATTTGTTGAAATGGATGGAAAAACTTTTTATATAAGGGCAGACAAAAAAAGAAGTGCATATTATTTTTTGCGTAAGGGAAAGAATCTGGAAAAACATATGATAAAAGAAGAGGAGTATTTAGATATCTAA
- the infA gene encoding translation initiation factor IF-1, giving the protein MAKQDVLELEGEILEALPNAMFQIRLENGHEVLGHISGKMRMNYIKILPGDKVTVEVSPYDLSRGRIVYRKK; this is encoded by the coding sequence ATGGCAAAACAAGATGTACTTGAGTTAGAGGGTGAAATTTTAGAAGCTCTACCAAATGCCATGTTCCAAATAAGATTAGAAAATGGACATGAAGTATTGGGACATATCTCAGGTAAAATGAGGATGAACTATATTAAGATTTTGCCTGGAGACAAGGTAACGGTTGAAGTTTCGCCGTATGATCTGTCAAGAGGAAGAATCGTGTATAGGAAAAAATAA
- a CDS encoding low specificity L-threonine aldolase: MLYFANDYTEGACKEILDAFIRTNDEKLPGYGTDKYTLSAKEKIKKACKNDNADVYLLTGGTQTNAVVIDALLESYEGAVAAETGHINVHESGAIEFTGHKVMPLPQHEGKINTVELRKFIETFYNDQNHQHMVYPGMVYISHPTEYGTLYTKEDLTELSKVCRDYGIPLFVDGARLGYGLMAKNTDVTLEVLCELCDVFYIGGTKIGALSGEAIVFTHNNAPKNFVTFIKQHGALLAKGRLLGVQFDTLFTDNLYFRISKHAIEMSEILKRELAEKGYRFYFESPTNQQFIIVENSKMEELSKRVVFSFWEKYDENHTVIRFATSWATRKEDVIKLMELL; encoded by the coding sequence ATGCTGTATTTTGCAAATGATTACACAGAAGGAGCCTGCAAGGAGATACTGGATGCATTTATAAGGACAAATGATGAGAAGCTTCCGGGATATGGAACTGACAAGTATACTTTAAGTGCGAAGGAGAAAATAAAGAAGGCGTGTAAAAATGATAATGCAGATGTGTACCTTTTAACAGGAGGAACCCAGACAAATGCAGTTGTAATAGATGCCCTGCTGGAATCTTATGAAGGAGCTGTTGCAGCTGAAACAGGCCATATAAACGTACATGAATCAGGAGCGATAGAATTCACAGGCCATAAGGTGATGCCACTACCTCAGCATGAAGGGAAAATAAATACTGTAGAATTAAGAAAATTCATTGAGACATTTTACAATGATCAGAACCATCAGCATATGGTCTATCCTGGAATGGTTTATATTTCCCACCCTACAGAATACGGAACTCTTTATACAAAAGAAGATTTAACGGAACTTAGTAAAGTCTGCAGAGATTATGGAATACCTCTGTTTGTGGACGGAGCTAGACTTGGATATGGCCTGATGGCTAAAAATACCGATGTTACACTGGAAGTTTTATGTGAGCTGTGTGATGTGTTTTACATTGGAGGAACAAAAATAGGGGCATTGTCCGGAGAAGCAATTGTCTTCACGCATAATAATGCACCAAAAAATTTCGTCACATTTATAAAACAGCATGGAGCATTGCTTGCAAAGGGAAGACTTCTGGGAGTGCAGTTTGACACGCTGTTTACAGATAATCTGTACTTCAGGATAAGTAAACATGCCATAGAAATGTCGGAAATATTAAAAAGGGAACTGGCTGAAAAAGGATACAGATTCTACTTTGAATCACCTACAAATCAGCAGTTTATAATAGTTGAAAACAGTAAAATGGAAGAGCTTTCAAAACGTGTTGTATTCAGCTTCTGGGAAAAATACGATGAAAACCATACAGTTATAAGATTTGCCACAAGCTGGGCAACCAGAAAGGAAGATGTGATAAAACTTATGGAATTGTTATAA
- the rpsK gene encoding 30S ribosomal protein S11, translating into MAKRPAVSKKKKLKNIPNGIAYIHSTFNNTVVTITDSEGKVVIWKSGGTSGFKGTKKGTPFAAQIAAEQAAQVAIENGMKQIEIKIKGPGSGREASIRSIQATGLEVTRIVDITPVPHNGARPPKKRRP; encoded by the coding sequence GTGGCTAAAAGACCAGCAGTTTCAAAAAAGAAAAAATTAAAAAATATTCCTAATGGGATAGCATATATACATTCTACTTTTAATAATACTGTTGTAACTATAACAGATTCTGAAGGAAAAGTAGTAATCTGGAAATCAGGAGGAACTTCAGGGTTCAAAGGAACAAAAAAAGGAACTCCATTCGCAGCTCAAATAGCGGCAGAACAAGCAGCGCAAGTTGCAATCGAAAATGGAATGAAACAGATAGAGATTAAAATAAAAGGACCGGGATCAGGAAGAGAAGCTTCTATAAGATCAATTCAGGCTACAGGTCTGGAAGTAACGAGAATAGTTGATATAACTCCGGTACCTCACAATGGTGCAAGACCACCTAAAAAGAGAAGACCGTAA
- a CDS encoding Cof-type HAD-IIB family hydrolase — protein sequence MEYKLIATDMDGTLLNDEHFTSAGNIEAIKEIQKKGVKFVLASGRPSFAMFEYAKELEMDKLGGYVLAFNGGQLIDMTDRKMIFHEGLDWEDIRKIYELSCEIEIPMVLYGDDTVYASKDTENTRFEAKLCGMKFTEFGSLEELKGYGIDKTTKSMLISDPETVKKAEEHMKSKYGNDYFIAISKPIFLEIANKNINKGKTLRKLGELIGIKMEEMIAVGDSYNDIPLLEVVGMPVAVANANDEIKAMSKFESTSNNDDALKTVIEKFF from the coding sequence ATGGAGTATAAACTGATTGCTACTGATATGGATGGAACATTATTAAATGATGAACATTTCACTTCAGCAGGAAATATTGAAGCAATAAAAGAGATTCAGAAAAAAGGGGTGAAGTTCGTTCTGGCAAGCGGAAGACCAAGTTTTGCAATGTTTGAATATGCTAAAGAACTGGAAATGGATAAACTTGGGGGATATGTATTGGCATTTAACGGTGGTCAGCTTATAGATATGACTGATAGGAAAATGATTTTTCATGAAGGGCTTGACTGGGAAGATATAAGAAAAATATACGAACTTTCATGTGAAATTGAAATTCCGATGGTTTTATATGGAGATGATACTGTTTATGCAAGCAAGGATACTGAAAATACAAGATTTGAAGCAAAACTGTGCGGAATGAAGTTTACAGAGTTTGGAAGTCTTGAGGAACTTAAAGGCTACGGAATTGACAAAACTACAAAATCCATGCTTATAAGCGATCCTGAAACAGTAAAAAAAGCGGAAGAACATATGAAATCAAAATATGGAAATGACTATTTTATAGCAATATCCAAACCTATCTTTCTTGAAATTGCAAATAAAAATATAAATAAAGGTAAAACATTGAGAAAGCTGGGAGAGTTAATAGGTATAAAAATGGAAGAAATGATAGCTGTAGGAGACAGTTATAATGATATTCCGCTTCTTGAGGTGGTAGGTATGCCGGTTGCAGTTGCCAATGCAAATGACGAAATAAAGGCAATGTCAAAGTTTGAAAGTACTTCAAATAATGATGATGCATTAAAGACAGTTATTGAAAAGTTTTTTTAG
- the rpsD gene encoding 30S ribosomal protein S4 produces MARDRQPVLKKCRNLGLDPSVLGVNKKSNRNIRPNANRKLTEYGTQMREKQKARFVYGVMEKQFYKLYEEATRKEGVTGELLLQYLERRLDNVVYRLGFGATRRQARQIVSHGHVLINGKRVNIASYRVKQGDVISVKEDSKEISIIKESVGQKSVPGWLSLEESTLTAKVLENPGRDAVDFDVNESMIIEFYSR; encoded by the coding sequence ATGGCAAGAGATAGACAGCCGGTGTTAAAAAAATGTAGAAATCTTGGTTTAGATCCAAGCGTTCTAGGTGTAAATAAAAAGTCAAACAGAAATATAAGACCAAATGCAAATAGAAAATTAACAGAATACGGAACACAAATGAGAGAAAAACAGAAAGCTAGATTTGTGTACGGAGTAATGGAAAAACAATTCTATAAATTATATGAAGAAGCAACAAGAAAAGAAGGAGTAACAGGGGAATTATTACTTCAATACTTGGAAAGAAGATTAGATAATGTTGTATACAGATTAGGATTTGGAGCAACAAGAAGACAGGCAAGACAAATTGTCAGCCATGGTCACGTATTAATAAATGGAAAAAGAGTTAATATAGCTTCTTACAGAGTAAAACAGGGAGATGTAATTTCTGTTAAAGAAGATTCTAAAGAAATTTCAATCATCAAAGAATCAGTAGGACAGAAATCAGTTCCAGGATGGTTGTCATTAGAAGAATCTACATTAACAGCTAAAGTACTTGAAAATCCTGGAAGAGATGCAGTTGATTTCGATGTAAATGAATCAATGATTATCGAGTTCTACTCTAGATAA